A region of Halalkaliarchaeum desulfuricum DNA encodes the following proteins:
- a CDS encoding inorganic diphosphatase, with product MTNLWKDLETGPNPPETIYAVVECLKGERNKYEYDKDIPGVVLDRVLHSNVHYPSDYGFIPQSYYDDEDPFDVLVLVEDQTFPGCVIEARPIALMKMDDDGEQDDKVIAVPSEDPRFDHLQDLEDIPQQTVDEIDEFFATYKNLEEGKEVETLGWEDREAALDAIEHAQELYEERFG from the coding sequence ATGACGAACCTCTGGAAAGACCTCGAGACGGGACCGAACCCGCCGGAAACGATCTACGCTGTCGTCGAGTGTCTGAAAGGCGAACGGAACAAGTACGAGTACGACAAGGACATCCCCGGTGTCGTCCTCGACCGGGTGCTCCACTCGAACGTCCACTACCCCTCCGATTACGGCTTCATCCCGCAGTCGTACTACGACGACGAGGACCCGTTTGACGTACTCGTACTCGTCGAGGATCAGACCTTCCCCGGCTGTGTCATCGAGGCCCGTCCCATCGCACTGATGAAGATGGACGACGACGGCGAGCAGGACGACAAGGTGATCGCGGTCCCCAGCGAGGATCCGCGGTTCGACCACCTCCAGGATCTCGAAGACATTCCCCAGCAGACGGTCGACGAGATCGACGAGTTCTTCGCGACCTACAAGAACCTCGAGGAGGGCAAGGAGGTCGAGACGCTCGGCTGGGAGGACCGCGAGGCCGCCCTCGATGCGATCGAGCACGCACAGGAACTGTACGAAGAGCGGTTCGGGTAG
- a CDS encoding L-threonylcarbamoyladenylate synthase, translating to MDDTRLDEGTAAAVREAAGAIAGGGTAVYPTETVYGLGADALDPDAVERVFEIKRRPRSEPLSLAVPTAEDASTVAEIDDRTERFMCRFLPGPVTVVVPRTAGVPDVLTAGMSRVGIRVPDHAVALALLRETPPLTATSANRSGAGSARRIEEIDPDVREAVDAIVDGGETPGGESTVVDPGRNEIIRRGLLADEIEAWLDEN from the coding sequence ATGGACGACACCCGCCTCGACGAGGGGACGGCCGCCGCCGTTCGCGAGGCAGCTGGAGCGATCGCCGGGGGCGGGACGGCCGTTTATCCCACCGAAACCGTCTACGGCCTGGGGGCGGACGCGCTCGATCCCGACGCCGTCGAACGGGTGTTCGAGATCAAACGGCGCCCCAGATCCGAACCGCTCTCGCTTGCGGTCCCGACCGCCGAGGACGCGTCGACAGTCGCCGAAATCGACGACCGCACGGAACGGTTCATGTGCCGGTTTCTCCCGGGGCCGGTGACAGTTGTCGTCCCCCGGACGGCGGGGGTTCCGGACGTCCTCACTGCCGGCATGTCCCGGGTTGGAATCCGGGTGCCCGATCACGCCGTCGCGCTCGCATTGCTCCGGGAGACACCGCCGCTCACCGCGACCAGCGCGAACCGGAGCGGCGCCGGCAGCGCCCGCCGGATCGAGGAGATCGATCCGGACGTACGCGAGGCCGTCGACGCGATCGTCGACGGCGGGGAGACGCCGGGCGGGGAAAGCACAGTCGTCGATCCCGGCCGAAACGAGATCATCCGTCGGGGGCTGCTCGCCGACGAGATCGAAGCGTGGCTCGACGAGAACTGA
- a CDS encoding rhomboid family intramembrane serine protease, producing MATCDECGEYENLPYQCHRCGRTFCANHRLPENHDCPGLDEWNDPGGVFDSGFDDSVQDRGGPSSGGGSGFGTRVKRRVERETSTGGLVSYFRGNMTFVFLGLMWVTFFLQFLVALLFGGAVSESLFVLRSANLEYVWTWITSIFAHGGFGHIAINSIVLYFFGPPVERQLGTRRYVGLFLGAGIIASAAQIGSGFLLGDPVVGVVGASGAIMAVMGVLTVLNPKLKVYLYFVLPMPLWLLTVGFAAFSIFAGLGALDDNVAHFAHLGGLVVGLAYGQYLKDELRAPNRLQFGGGGGSGGSGGPGGPGGPGRF from the coding sequence ATGGCCACCTGTGACGAGTGCGGGGAGTACGAGAACCTGCCGTACCAGTGTCATCGGTGTGGGCGGACGTTCTGTGCGAACCATCGGCTCCCGGAGAACCACGACTGTCCAGGGCTCGACGAGTGGAACGATCCCGGCGGCGTTTTCGACTCGGGATTCGACGACAGCGTCCAGGACCGTGGCGGACCGTCCTCGGGCGGCGGTTCGGGGTTCGGGACGCGGGTGAAACGGCGCGTCGAACGGGAGACGTCGACCGGCGGGCTGGTGAGTTACTTCCGCGGGAACATGACGTTCGTGTTCCTGGGATTGATGTGGGTGACGTTTTTCCTGCAGTTCCTGGTCGCGCTCCTCTTCGGGGGGGCGGTCTCGGAGAGCCTGTTCGTGCTCCGCTCGGCGAACCTGGAGTACGTCTGGACGTGGATCACCTCCATCTTCGCTCACGGCGGGTTCGGACACATCGCCATAAACAGCATCGTGTTGTACTTCTTCGGCCCGCCGGTCGAGCGCCAACTCGGCACCCGACGATACGTCGGGCTGTTCCTCGGCGCGGGGATCATCGCGAGCGCGGCCCAGATCGGGAGCGGGTTCCTGCTCGGGGATCCGGTCGTGGGCGTCGTCGGTGCCTCCGGGGCGATCATGGCTGTAATGGGCGTACTCACGGTGCTGAACCCGAAACTGAAGGTGTATCTCTACTTCGTCCTCCCGATGCCGCTGTGGCTGCTCACCGTCGGCTTCGCGGCGTTTAGCATCTTCGCCGGGCTCGGTGCACTCGACGACAACGTCGCCCACTTCGCGCACCTCGGCGGGCTGGTGGTCGGCCTCGCGTACGGACAGTATTTGAAGGACGAACTCCGCGCCCCCAACCGGCTCCAGTTCGGCGGCGGGGGCGGTTCGGGGGGATCGGGAGGCCCAGGTGGACCGGGCGGACCCGGTCGGTTCTGA
- a CDS encoding endonuclease V: MKPVRPQFVPEPGLDREEMLALQRELTAAAVFEDDLSFSPAEVALVEPVQSRGPNRSGDHTLASFSKGDSLTLEGDTLASNGDAFADVDPGGPPVVAGVDQAFIDDRAISAVVLLQGRDVVGWAHAVSEPPIPYVPGLLAFREGGPIVDALATLAVEPDLLVFDGSGRIHFREAGLATHVGVVFDCPAVGVAKSLLCGTPDEPTDGRPEGWSTPIRVGADDDVTAPEGTVIGYAYQSRQYDGEPRINPLYVSPGHRASAETARELVAALSAGYKLPEPTRLADRFADELKGKLANDT; this comes from the coding sequence GTGAAACCTGTTCGTCCCCAGTTCGTCCCCGAACCCGGCCTCGATCGGGAGGAGATGCTCGCCCTCCAGCGGGAACTGACGGCGGCCGCAGTCTTCGAAGACGATCTGTCGTTTTCCCCGGCGGAGGTCGCGCTCGTTGAGCCTGTTCAGTCCCGGGGACCGAATCGATCGGGGGATCACACGCTTGCGTCGTTCTCGAAGGGGGACTCACTCACTCTGGAGGGGGACACACTCGCCTCGAACGGCGACGCGTTCGCGGACGTAGATCCGGGCGGCCCCCCAGTCGTCGCGGGCGTCGACCAGGCGTTCATCGACGACCGCGCGATAAGCGCCGTCGTGCTGCTCCAGGGCCGCGACGTCGTCGGGTGGGCCCACGCGGTCTCGGAACCGCCGATCCCGTACGTCCCCGGACTGCTGGCGTTTCGCGAGGGTGGTCCGATCGTCGACGCGCTCGCCACACTCGCCGTCGAGCCCGATCTGCTCGTGTTCGACGGCTCCGGTCGCATCCACTTCCGGGAGGCGGGCCTCGCAACCCACGTCGGCGTCGTCTTCGACTGCCCCGCCGTCGGCGTCGCGAAGTCGCTTCTGTGCGGGACTCCCGACGAGCCGACCGACGGGCGGCCCGAGGGCTGGTCGACCCCCATTCGGGTCGGTGCCGACGACGACGTCACTGCCCCCGAGGGGACAGTCATCGGGTACGCGTACCAGTCCAGACAGTACGACGGCGAACCGCGGATCAACCCCCTTTACGTGAGTCCCGGTCACCGCGCCAGCGCCGAGACGGCCCGGGAGCTCGTCGCGGCGCTTTCGGCGGGATACAAGCTTCCAGAACCCACCCGGCTCGCCGACCGGTTTGCGGACGAACTGAAAGGCAAGCTCGCGAACGACACATAG